The proteins below come from a single Ruegeria sp. SCSIO 43209 genomic window:
- the pnp gene encoding polyribonucleotide nucleotidyltransferase, translated as MFDVTKKSIQWGEETLTLETGKVARQADGSVIATLGETSVMANVTFARAQKPGQDFFPLTVHYQEKYYAAGKVPGGFFKREARPTEKETLTARLIDRPIRPLFVDGFKNEVLVMCTVLSHDLVNDPDIVAMIAASAALTISGAPFMGPIAGARVGFEDGEYVLNPTVDDMQDLRLNPEQRLDLVVAGTKDAVMMVESEAYELSEAEMLGAVNFAHEQIQPVIDLIISLAEEAAKEPFEFVAPDYSELSAAVSAAGEEKMRAAFAITDKQERTAAVAAAREAIKEALTEEQLEDGNLGSAMKKLEAGILRGDVVKGGKRIDGRSTTDIRSIVAETSMLPRTHGSALFTRGETQALAVTTLGTGDDEQFIDALHGNFKSNFLLHYNFPPYSVGEVGRVGGPGRREIGHGKLAWRALQAVLPAATDFPYTIRIVSEITESNGSSSMASVCGGSLSMMDAGVPLKAPVAGVAMGLILEDDGEYAILSDILGDEDHLGDMDFKVAGTENGITSLQMDIKVAGITPEIMEKALAQAKDGRMHILGEMGKALSETNEFSVHAPRIETMNIPTDKIREVIGSGGKVIREIVEVSGAKVDINDDGVIKIASPDGESIKKAYEMIHSIVAEPEEGQIYTGKVVKIVDFGAFVNFFGKRDGLVHVSQIENRRLNHPSDVLKEGQEVKVKLLGFDDRGKVRLSMKVVDQETGEEIVPEKKEKKEESAE; from the coding sequence ATGTTTGATGTAACAAAGAAATCGATTCAGTGGGGCGAAGAGACGCTGACACTGGAAACCGGCAAGGTTGCCCGTCAGGCCGACGGCAGCGTGATTGCCACGCTGGGCGAAACCAGCGTCATGGCAAACGTGACCTTTGCCCGTGCTCAAAAGCCCGGTCAGGATTTTTTCCCGCTGACCGTGCACTATCAAGAAAAATACTATGCCGCCGGTAAGGTTCCGGGTGGCTTCTTCAAGCGCGAAGCGCGCCCGACCGAGAAAGAGACGCTGACCGCGCGTCTGATTGACCGTCCGATCCGCCCGCTGTTTGTTGACGGCTTTAAAAACGAAGTTCTGGTGATGTGCACCGTGCTGAGCCACGATCTGGTCAACGATCCCGACATCGTTGCAATGATCGCTGCTTCGGCTGCCCTGACCATCTCGGGCGCGCCGTTCATGGGTCCGATCGCCGGTGCCCGCGTTGGTTTCGAGGATGGCGAATACGTTCTGAACCCGACCGTCGACGACATGCAGGACCTGCGCCTGAACCCTGAACAGCGTCTGGACCTGGTTGTTGCCGGTACCAAAGACGCCGTGATGATGGTGGAATCGGAAGCGTACGAACTGTCCGAGGCAGAAATGCTGGGCGCGGTAAACTTCGCGCATGAGCAAATTCAGCCCGTGATCGACCTGATCATCTCGCTGGCCGAAGAAGCCGCGAAAGAGCCGTTCGAATTCGTCGCCCCCGATTACTCGGAGCTGTCCGCCGCTGTTTCGGCTGCCGGTGAAGAGAAGATGCGCGCCGCGTTTGCGATCACCGACAAGCAGGAGCGCACCGCCGCTGTTGCCGCGGCCCGTGAAGCGATCAAGGAAGCGCTGACCGAAGAGCAGCTGGAAGACGGCAACCTCGGTTCCGCAATGAAGAAGCTGGAAGCAGGCATTCTGCGCGGTGACGTCGTCAAAGGCGGCAAACGTATCGACGGTCGTTCGACCACCGATATCCGTTCGATCGTCGCAGAAACCTCGATGCTGCCGCGGACCCACGGTTCTGCCCTGTTCACCCGTGGTGAGACTCAGGCGTTGGCCGTGACCACGCTGGGCACCGGTGACGATGAGCAGTTCATCGACGCGCTGCACGGCAACTTCAAATCGAACTTTCTGCTGCATTACAACTTCCCCCCCTACTCGGTTGGCGAAGTTGGCCGCGTGGGTGGTCCGGGCCGTCGTGAGATCGGCCACGGCAAGCTGGCATGGCGTGCCCTGCAGGCGGTTCTGCCTGCGGCGACCGACTTCCCCTACACGATCCGCATCGTGTCGGAGATCACCGAATCCAACGGCTCGTCCTCGATGGCGTCGGTCTGCGGCGGTTCGCTGTCGATGATGGATGCGGGCGTTCCGCTCAAAGCACCGGTTGCCGGTGTGGCCATGGGTCTGATCCTGGAAGATGACGGCGAATACGCCATCCTGTCGGACATTCTGGGTGACGAAGACCACCTGGGCGACATGGACTTCAAGGTGGCGGGTACCGAAAACGGCATCACCTCGCTGCAGATGGACATCAAGGTTGCGGGCATCACGCCCGAGATCATGGAGAAAGCCCTGGCGCAAGCCAAGGACGGCCGGATGCACATTCTGGGTGAGATGGGCAAAGCCCTGTCCGAGACCAACGAATTCTCGGTCCACGCCCCGCGCATCGAGACCATGAACATCCCAACCGACAAGATCCGCGAAGTGATCGGCTCGGGCGGTAAGGTCATCCGCGAGATCGTCGAGGTTTCGGGTGCCAAGGTCGACATCAATGACGACGGCGTCATCAAGATCGCGTCGCCCGACGGTGAATCGATCAAGAAGGCCTATGAGATGATCCACTCGATCGTTGCTGAGCCGGAAGAAGGCCAGATCTACACCGGTAAAGTGGTCAAGATCGTCGACTTCGGTGCCTTCGTGAACTTCTTTGGCAAGCGCGACGGTCTGGTGCACGTGTCCCAGATCGAAAACCGACGCCTGAACCATCCGTCGGATGTTCTGAAAGAAGGTCAGGAAGTAAAGGTCAAGCTGCTGGGCTTTGACGATCGCGGCAAGGTGCGCCTGTCGATGAAAGTTGTCGATCAGGAAACCGGCGAAGAGATCGTTCCCGAGAAGAAAGAAAAGAAAGAGGAAAGCGCAGAGTAA
- a CDS encoding LuxR C-terminal-related transcriptional regulator, which translates to MNKWFKKEAMFKAGIAVYAISALTFVIELIGEITGYYIFSASWVVHEITALITLFGFILGGLLIWQSHRLFLRRHQEVKQNLRKAQGEFFRMLELQFDRWGLSAAERDVALLTVKGLSLAEIAKLRETSEGTIKSQNNSIYKKAKVKSRTQLLGALIEELLIEEKK; encoded by the coding sequence TTGAACAAATGGTTTAAAAAAGAAGCCATGTTCAAAGCGGGGATCGCTGTATATGCGATCTCTGCTTTGACGTTTGTGATCGAATTGATTGGCGAAATAACAGGGTACTACATTTTTTCCGCGAGTTGGGTGGTCCATGAAATCACGGCTCTCATCACCCTATTTGGGTTTATTCTTGGGGGGCTTTTGATTTGGCAAAGCCACAGGCTGTTTTTGCGACGTCACCAAGAAGTCAAACAGAACCTGCGGAAGGCTCAAGGCGAGTTTTTTCGAATGCTGGAACTACAGTTCGACCGTTGGGGCCTTAGTGCTGCGGAACGAGATGTTGCACTTCTCACCGTAAAGGGCCTGTCCCTCGCAGAAATAGCTAAACTGCGCGAGACCAGCGAGGGAACAATCAAGTCCCAGAACAATTCAATCTACAAAAAAGCCAAGGTCAAATCGAGGACGCAACTGTTAGGCGCGCTCATAGAAGAGCTTTTGATCGAAGAAAAGAAATAA